TTTGGAAACAAACCGGCAAGGAAACGCAGCGCTGGAGTCCATGCTGACCGCCGTCGCAACGGAGGTGCTACCTGGCATTGGCATCGGCACTCGCGGCGACTGGCCGCCAGAGGAAAGCTTCTGGGCCTTGGGCATCTCGCCCGAACACGCCGTTCGCACAGGGCGGCATTTCTCCCAAAATGCCCTCGTATGGTGGGAAAATGGCGGCGAGGCAGAACTATGGTGGCTGCAATGAGCGTGGGGTTTGTGGTGGAAGGTCGTTGGCAAGGACGCGCAACGGCGGTGTCGGCGAAGACTCGGAGTACCGCCCGACTTTGATTTGCGGCAGCGGCGCGCTCACAGCTCTCGCAACCAGATATTGCGATAGCTGACCAAATCCCCGTGGTCCTGCAGTCGGATGGGCGCTTTGCCATGCGCTTCCGTGCGCGGCAGCCCGATATATTCGGTCGTGCCTTTTATTTCGGTGTTCATTTGCACCACCACGCCATTTTGGATGACTGTGACGCGCCCCGGCGTGAGGAGAATGCCGTCGGCATTGAAACGCGGCGCGATGAAAAGAATGTCGTAGGTCTGCCATTCTCCGGGTGGGCGGCAGGCGTTCACCAAGGGGATGGTTTGCTTGTAAATGGAGGCGCATTGGCCGTTGGAGTAGGTGCGGTTTTGGTAAGAATCGAGCACTTGCACCTCATAGCGGTCTTGCAGAAAAACGCCGCTGTTGCCCCGCCCTTGTCCCTCGCCTTTCACGACCGAGGGGGTTCTGAACTCGAGGTGCAATTGGCAGTCGCCAAAAACACGTTTGGTCATGATGTCGCCAGTGCCGGGCTGCACCGTCATGCTGCTGTCTCGGGCAAGGTTCCACGACACCGCTGCTGCCGAGTCTTTTAGGCTGACCCACTCCGAAAAGCCTGTCCCGTTGAACAACACAATGGCATCGGAGGGAGGCTTGGTGCCTTGGCCGGGCGTGACGACCCGCGGCTCCGGTTGCCACACCTCGGTGGCTCTGGGGTCGGTGATTTGGCCGCAGCAAAGGGTGAAAGAGGCGAAAAAGGTGAGGAAAAATGCTGTCAAGTGCTTCATTGTCAGAATTGATTTGAAGTGAAAACTTTCTCTGTTCGCGTCAACCCCGCCCCCGGCCCCTCCAGCCGGGGGCGGGTGACACGGGCGACTGAAAGGTTCACGATTTGAAAAACAAGTGTCTGCATCAGCCGATGAACCGCTTCATCCAAGCGAGGGTGTATTCAAACACCTGTTCTTGCTGGGGCTCATTGTGAATTTCATGGTAAAGTCCCGGCCATTCGTGAAAAGTCACCTCGCCTGCCACACGGCCTGCAAACTCGCGTGTGGCCTTTGGGGAGGTGATTTTGTCGCTGCCGCCGTGCATCAGCAGCACGGGGATGGAAAACACGCCGGAGTATTTGTTGAGCATATCGGCCCCGTTGAGCAGGGCAATGCCTGCGGCGGTGCTGAGTTGGTCGTGCACAAGCGGGTCGCTGATGTAGGCTTTCACCACGGCATCGTCGTGCGAGAGATAGCGGGCCACCAAGCCTGTTGGCAGGGTGAGGGTGGGTATGAGCTTGTGCAGGATTTTCCCGGCGATGACTTTGAGGGGCGGAGCCTCAAAAGCCAGTCGAATCCATGGGCCAGTGACGATGAGGCCAGCCAACACGGGGTCGTGACGGATGACATAGTTGAGCACGAGGTTGCCTCCCATGGAGTGGCCATAGAGGAAAAGCGGCGTGTGCGGATAACGCTGGCGGGTTTCTTTGAGCAACTGGCCGATGTCGTCGAGCAGCACTTGCAGGCTTTTGGCATGGCCGCGCTTGCCTTCGCTGCGTCCGTAGCCTTGCTGGTCGTAGCCGACGAACGCCACGCCGTTGTGGTTGAACCAACGTGCCATGTGTTCGTAGCGCCCGATATGTTCGCTCTGTCCGTGCACGAATGCGATGACTGCTTTGGGATGTTTCACGGGCCATTCGGCGGCGAAGAGCCGAAGCCCTTCGTTGTTTTTCCACGATAGTTCGTTCATCAAGCGAGTGTTTTAATCGAAATAAGTCTTTTTCCCTTTGCTAAATCGCACCAGCCGCGCCGTTTCGTTGCGGGGTTTCACCGTTTGATGAAAAAAAGCGCGCGCCTTGGCGGGGGTGTCGAAACTACCCGCGAAGTAACAGAATTTGCCGTCATTGTTTTTGTGCCAAAAAATTTCCCCAAAATCGCCGAATGCTGCATCGGAGGCGAGCAGCAATGTGTCTGACTGTGCGATTTCCACGCAAAAGCCGCTGTGGTTTTTGGCCAATTCTTTCAACGATTGGGAAGGTTCGGGCTGAGGAGGTGCTGTTGGCGTGGCGAGGGATGGCGGTGCCGCCATTTCGGCAAGCATCATGGCTGGCTCTTCTTCGTGCAACATGGCAGGCGTTTCTTCTTCTTCCAAAATGTCGGCGGCGGTGGCGGGCAGGTCCTTTTCCGGTGGTGTTTCGGCTATTGCGGACTTGTCGGGGGGTGATTCAAGGGTCGGCGTGGGTTTGGCTCGCTGCGGTTGGGTTTTGCTGCTGCTGCTTTTGGGTGGTTTTTTGCCTTTGCTTTCTTCTTCCTGAATGATTTGTTCTAGGCTTGGCCAACGCTTATACTCCAGCGAGTCTCTCGAAATGCCTGTGATGCGCAGTTCGGTGCGGCGATTTTGCTGGTGTTCTTCCTCTGTGCAGGCTACTCCGTTGCGGCATCGGTTGACGAGTTGGCTCTCGCCGTAGCCTTTGGAGGTGATGCGAAGGCTGTCAACGCCTTGGCTGACGATGTAGGCTACGGCGGCGGCGGCGCGTTTGCCGGAAAGCACCATGTTGTAGTCGTCGTTGCCGCGGCTGTCGGTGTGAGAGCCGAGTTCCACGGTGAGGCCGGGGTTGTCGTTCATCAACGTCACCACCTTGTCGAGGCGCTCGGCGGCATCGGGGCGGATGTCCCACTTGTCGAAGTCGTAGTAGATGTTTTGGATTTGGATGCGCTTGTCAATTTTGGCAGGCTCCAGCTCGATGTTGGCGAGCAAGGTGCCGAGTTCGTTGCCTTTGGTCAGGTTTTCGGTGACGCCGGGCGAGAGCGTTGACACTCCGTCCACGCAAAGGATGCAGCCTTCTATGTTCACATAGACCTCGATGCGCTTGGCGATGAAGCCGGGTTTGCGAATCAAAATCGTGTAGTGGTTGCCGCGCTCAAAAGTGTGTTGAAAAAAGGCGTTGGGATGGTTTTGGAGGACGAGTTCGGGGCGGTTTTGGGTGCGGTTGAAAATTTCAATCCACGCCCCTTGCACGGCGTCCACCACCACTTCGGGGTTCTCCCGCGCTTCGGCGATGGTCACGTCGAAAAGGTACCCCGGCCTTCGCTGCATTTCTGTTTTGAGAAAGACTTTCTCCTTTGCCACTTTGAAAGTTTGTTCCGCGTCGAAAAAAATGTCTTTTTTTGCCACCATGCGATATTCGCCGGGCGGTAGCAGGGTGGCAAAATGCCCTTCTTCGTTCGTGAACGTGTCGGCTCGGACGACGTTGCCGGGCAGTTCCAGTATCAGGATTTTTGCTTGTCTCAAATAACCACGATTGTTCTCCTCAAACACATAGCCCTCGACGGGTGTCTGTGCCATGTTTTTTTGGATGAAAAACAAAAAGCAAAGTGTAAGAAGGAGCAGGGCAGGAAATGGCGTTTTTCTCATTGCAAATCAGGTTTTTTTCGCATCATTTTGATTGAACAAAAGTAATGAAAATCGTTTTTATGGGCACACCCGAATTTGCGGTGCCCTCGCTTGAAATCCTTTTGGACAATGGCTACGACGTTCCGGCCGTCGTCACCGCGCCCGATAAGCCGGGTGGCCGGCATGGGCTGCAGGTATCCGCCGTGAAGCAATTTGCCCAGACACGCAGCTTGCGGGTGTTGCAGCCGGAAAAACTAAAAAATCCCACGTTTTTGGAAGCGTTGCGCGAGTTGAAGGCTGATTTGCAAGTCGTGGTTGCCTTTCGTATGCTGCCCGAAGTCGTGTGGAATATGCCGCCACTTGGCACCATGAACCTGCACGCATCGCTGTTGCCCAAGTATCGGGGCGCGGCCCCCATCAATTGGGCGATTATCAACGGCGAGCCTGAAACGGGACTGACGACTTTCTTGCTCAAACACGAAATTGATACGGGCGACTTGCTTTTTCAGGAGCGGCTGCCCATCGGCGACAACGAAACAGCGGGCGAGCTCCACGCTCGCATGATGGTGTTGGGTGCGCAATTGGTGTTGAAATCCGTGCAGTCGCTTGAGCGCGGCGAGGCACGCCCCTTGCCTCAAAGCGATGCGGAAGCTTCCCACGCGCCCAAGATTTTCACGGAGGATTGCCAGATTGATTTTTCGCAACCTGCCGCACGGGTGCACAATTTCATACGCGGGCTTAGCCCTCACCCCGGTGCGTGGACCAGCCTTGACGGGAAAAAACTCAAGATTCTGCGCACGGAGAAAGAACTTTCGGATGTGGGCCAACTGCCACCCGGCTCGTTTTTTTCGGATGGGAAAAGTTACCTGAAAATCAGCGCGGCAGACGGTTATTTGAATGTGCTGGAACTGCAAATAGAGGGCAAACGGCACATGAACGTCCGCGATTTCCTGAACGGCTACCGCATTGCATAGGGCC
This Saprospiraceae bacterium DNA region includes the following protein-coding sequences:
- a CDS encoding DUF3293 domain-containing protein, with translation MSKPVAVIRNLEDYPDWLDRELVEAYLSTVYRSIAPRFDIAIGPLDAALVDWLNERHIKTFAFITAWNPRSHAAPLETNRQGNAALESMLTAVATEVLPGIGIGTRGDWPPEESFWALGISPEHAVRTGRHFSQNALVWWENGGEAELWWLQ
- a CDS encoding DUF1080 domain-containing protein, which produces MKHLTAFFLTFFASFTLCCGQITDPRATEVWQPEPRVVTPGQGTKPPSDAIVLFNGTGFSEWVSLKDSAAAVSWNLARDSSMTVQPGTGDIMTKRVFGDCQLHLEFRTPSVVKGEGQGRGNSGVFLQDRYEVQVLDSYQNRTYSNGQCASIYKQTIPLVNACRPPGEWQTYDILFIAPRFNADGILLTPGRVTVIQNGVVVQMNTEIKGTTEYIGLPRTEAHGKAPIRLQDHGDLVSYRNIWLREL
- a CDS encoding lysophospholipase → MNELSWKNNEGLRLFAAEWPVKHPKAVIAFVHGQSEHIGRYEHMARWFNHNGVAFVGYDQQGYGRSEGKRGHAKSLQVLLDDIGQLLKETRQRYPHTPLFLYGHSMGGNLVLNYVIRHDPVLAGLIVTGPWIRLAFEAPPLKVIAGKILHKLIPTLTLPTGLVARYLSHDDAVVKAYISDPLVHDQLSTAAGIALLNGADMLNKYSGVFSIPVLLMHGGSDKITSPKATREFAGRVAGEVTFHEWPGLYHEIHNEPQQEQVFEYTLAWMKRFIG
- a CDS encoding OmpA family protein, which produces MAQTPVEGYVFEENNRGYLRQAKILILELPGNVVRADTFTNEEGHFATLLPPGEYRMVAKKDIFFDAEQTFKVAKEKVFLKTEMQRRPGYLFDVTIAEARENPEVVVDAVQGAWIEIFNRTQNRPELVLQNHPNAFFQHTFERGNHYTILIRKPGFIAKRIEVYVNIEGCILCVDGVSTLSPGVTENLTKGNELGTLLANIELEPAKIDKRIQIQNIYYDFDKWDIRPDAAERLDKVVTLMNDNPGLTVELGSHTDSRGNDDYNMVLSGKRAAAAVAYIVSQGVDSLRITSKGYGESQLVNRCRNGVACTEEEHQQNRRTELRITGISRDSLEYKRWPSLEQIIQEEESKGKKPPKSSSSKTQPQRAKPTPTLESPPDKSAIAETPPEKDLPATAADILEEEETPAMLHEEEPAMMLAEMAAPPSLATPTAPPQPEPSQSLKELAKNHSGFCVEIAQSDTLLLASDAAFGDFGEIFWHKNNDGKFCYFAGSFDTPAKARAFFHQTVKPRNETARLVRFSKGKKTYFD
- the fmt gene encoding methionyl-tRNA formyltransferase, coding for MGTPEFAVPSLEILLDNGYDVPAVVTAPDKPGGRHGLQVSAVKQFAQTRSLRVLQPEKLKNPTFLEALRELKADLQVVVAFRMLPEVVWNMPPLGTMNLHASLLPKYRGAAPINWAIINGEPETGLTTFLLKHEIDTGDLLFQERLPIGDNETAGELHARMMVLGAQLVLKSVQSLERGEARPLPQSDAEASHAPKIFTEDCQIDFSQPAARVHNFIRGLSPHPGAWTSLDGKKLKILRTEKELSDVGQLPPGSFFSDGKSYLKISAADGYLNVLELQIEGKRHMNVRDFLNGYRIA